A genomic stretch from Arachis stenosperma cultivar V10309 chromosome 3, arast.V10309.gnm1.PFL2, whole genome shotgun sequence includes:
- the LOC130967738 gene encoding GDSL esterase/lipase At5g45920: MRPRIYLLGDSITEESFTEGGWGATLANHFCRMVDVVLRGYSGYNTRWALKVLEKVFPEAPPSQGDGDGGGGAPVAAVTVFFGANDATLPDRCSGFQHVPLNEYKHNLHSIVSFFKKLWPKAIVLLITPPPIDEVARLQYPYTDNPQGLPERTNEAAGEYAKACTAVAAECGVPVIDLWTKMQQCPDWKKEYLSDGLHLTKKGNQVVFDEVVAKLRDEGVSVESMTAELPLIADINPNDPLKAFQ, from the exons ATGAGGCCAAGGATTTATCTGTTGGGTGATTCAATCACCGAGGAGTCATTCACTGAAGGTGGATGGGGTGCCACTCTTGCCAACCATTTCTGCCGCATG GTAGATGTGGTGCTGAGAGGGTATAGCGGCTACAACACTAGGTGGGCGTTGAAGGTGTTGGAGAAGGTTTTCCCTGAAGCCCCACCATCGCAAGGAgatggtgatggtggtggtggtgcaCCAGTCGCTGCTGTCACTGTCTTCTTTGGTGCTAACGATGCTACCCTTCCAGATAGGTGTTCTGGTTTTCAGCACGTGCCTCTcaatgaatacaagcacaaccTTCACTCCATTGTCTCCTTCTTCAAG AAGCTATGGCCAAAAGCAATTGTTCTACTCATAACGCCTCCTCCAATTGACGAAGTTGCACGTCTTCA ATATCCGTATACAGACAACCCACAGGGTCTTCCTGAGAGGACAAACGAAGCTGCTGGCGAGTATGCTAAAGCATGCACTGCTGTGGCTGCAGAATGTGGAGTCCCTGTGATTGATCTGTGGACCAAAATGCAGCAGTGTCCCGACTGGAAGAAAGAATATCTAAG CGACGGTTTGCATCTCACTAAAAAAGGGAATCAAGTTGTTTTCGACGAAGTGGTGGCGAAGCTGAGAGATGAAGGCGTGAGTGTTGAATCAATGACAGCTGAACTCCCTCTAATAGCTGATATCAATCCTAATGATCCTCTGAAGGCATTTCAGTAG
- the LOC130967019 gene encoding uncharacterized protein LOC130967019: MIDDDSADDIGATGPALEDKDEALLSVKTYSIRRGVQYKVVESDHRRYVGKCSEFGNGCTWLIRLSLRKRKGIWEVKRYNGPHTCLATSISSDHRSLDYHVISAFIMPMVRADASVSIKVLLNATAAHFGFRPTYRRVWMAKQKSIALIYGDWDESYNDLPRWVLGVQLTMPGSVVVLKTSPVRVGGQVDESQAYFHRLFWTFPPCIEAFRHCKPLISIDGTHLYGKYGGTLLIAIAQDGNSNILPVAFALVEGENAESWTFFLSHLRQHVTPQPGLLVISDRHNGIKAALEAPDGGWLPPSAYRAFCIRHVAANFALTFKGKDARRLLVNAAYAKTEVEFDYWFDILRSEDPAMCEWANRIDYSLWTQHRDEGRRFGHMTTNISECVNSILKGVRNLPVASLVKATYCRLAELFVRKGREAEAQMGTGQQFSQHLVKCIEANMKTARCFTVTLYDRDNSEFTVAETTPTGSFSLGTYRVSLASRTCDCGYFQTLHFPCQHALACCAYSRVTWTSYVHSVYQISSVFNVYRMGFTPPIPEGFWPPYDGPTVIPDPAMRRAREGRPRSTRIRTNMDEADPNRPKRCGLCRQPGHTRRSCPQVGGSSQTGHH, encoded by the exons ATGATTGACGATGATAGCGCTGATGATATTGGAGCGACTGGGCCTGCATTGGAG GATAAAGATGAGGCCCTTTTAAGTGTGAAGACTTACAGCATCCGGCGAGGGGTACAGTACAAGGTGGTGGAGTCCGATCACCGCCGGTATGTGGGCAAGTGTTCCGAGTTTGGGAATGGGTGCACATGGTTGATTCGACTGAGTCTCCGGAAGCGCAAGGGCATCTGGGAGGTCAAACGGTACAATGGACCTCACACTTGCCTGGCCACATCCATCTCTAGTGACCACAGGAGTTTGGATTATCATGTGATTTCGGCTTTCATTATGCCAATGGTTAGGGCCGATGCATCCGTGAGCATCAAGGTGCTCCTGAACGCCACGGCAGCGCACTTTGGTTTTAGGCCGACTTACCGGAGGGTTTGGATGGCGAAGCAGAAATCTATTGCCCTCATATACGGTGACTGGGATGAGTCCTACAACGACCTGCCTAGGTGGGTCTTGGGTGTCCAGCTGACGATGCCTGGGAGTGTTGTGGTCCTGAAGACGAGCCCGGTTCGAGTTGGAGGACAGGTGGACGAATCTCAAGCGTACTTCCACAGACTTTTCTGGACTTTCCCGCCCTGCATCGAGGCATTCCGTCATTGCAAGCCGCTAATCAGCATTGACGGCACACATTTGTATGGAAAGTATGGGGGAACGTTGCTCATCGCGATTGCACAGGATGGGAACTCCAACATTCTACCTGTGGCATTCGCACTAGTAGAGGGTGAGAATGCGGAATCCTGGACATTCTTTCTCTCACACCTTCGACAGCACGTGACCCCGCAGCCCGGTCTGCTGGTTATATCGGACAGGCACAACGGCATCAAGGCTGCGCTTGAGGCCCCTGACGGCGGTTGGCTACCGCCATCTGCGTACCGTGCATTCTGCATACGACACGTAGCGGCTAATTTTGCCCTAACCTTCAAGGGCAAAGACGCTAGGAGGCTACTAGTGAACGCGGCGTATGCGAAGACCGAGGTTGAATTTGATTACTGGTTTGATATCCTGCGATCTGAAGATCCGGCGATGTGTGAGTGGGCGAACCGGATTGATTACTCGTTGTGGACTCAGCATCGTGATGAGGGGCGGAGATTCGGTCACATGACGACGAACATCTCCGAGTGTGTGAACTCTATCCTGAAGGGGGTCAGAAATCTCCCTGTAGCATCCCTGGTGAAGGCAACATATTGTAGGCTTGCGGAACTGTTTGTTCGCAAGGGGAGAGAGGCTGAGGCCCAGATGGGAACAGGACAACAATTCAGTCAGCATTTGGTGAAGTGTATTGAGGCCAACATGAAGACGGCCAGGTGCTTCACGGTGACGCTGTATGACCGGGATAACTCCGAGTTCACTGTAGCAGAGACTACTCCGACTGGTTCTTTCTCCTTGGGTACTTACAGAGTATCACTTGCCTCTCGGACATGTGACTGCGGGTACTTCCAGACTCTTCATTTCCCGTGTCAGCACGCACTTGCGTGCTGTGCATACTCACGGGTCACCTGGACCTCTTACGTTCACAGCGTCTATCAGATTAGCTCGGTCTTCAATGTGTATCGGATGGGATTCACACCTCCCATCCCGGAGGGCTTCTGGCCACCTTACGACGGGCCCACGGTGATTCCAGACCCTGCCATGAGGCGTGCCAGAGAGGGTCGTCCTAGATCCACTAGGATACGGACGAATATGGACGAGGCGGATCCGAATCGGCCAAAGAGGTGCGGCCTATGTCGCCAACCCGGACACACGCGACGTAGTTGCCCACAGGTTGGAGGCTCGTCTCAGACAGGACACCATTAG